The Nicotiana sylvestris chromosome 6, ASM39365v2, whole genome shotgun sequence genomic sequence CCAAATTTGTAAAATgttatgttgctttcttttcaaTCTTTTCCCACAATGGCAAATTTCCTCATTTATAAGACTCTCCTACTTCTACACTCTACACACAATTTTTTTTTGATCACATATTCATTCAAGATCATACATTCTTAACACATTTGCCATTGTaagtttcatatatatatatatatatatatatatatttcactcattttttttccattttacataTTTAATTCTTCATTATATTgaatattcttttcttcttttttatttgaaattttgaaaatggtGATGGCCTGCTATGACTTTACATTGTTGAAGTATTTAATGAAGTCTAAATAGGCTTAAGAAGCTTATGTTTCAAGATTGTCTTCATTAGCACAATTTTGAGAAATGCAAttacttttctttttctattttcaagAACTCATGTAATGATATTAATTGTTTGGTTATGGCACAGATAATTATCATCAGTTTTCAATGTGTTCCTCTAACTCTTCATATACCATGGTAAGGATTCTTGAATCTTGAAGCTCATTATtcctcctatatatatatatatattcattttatCTCTCTGTTATTACATAACCATTTAGATTAATTAATATGACAATAATTCTAATATATTGGTTTTTCTTGAGCTGTTTAACTAGTTATATAAACATTgccaaattaattttttttttttaactttcttgatctccttttttttttctttgtagaaAACTTTGGTTATCTTGTTCATTCTTGGCTTGAGAAATTCAGGAATATCCTATGCAAGTATAATTGGATATGCAGGAAGTTTTAATGTCTTGGATTATGGAGCTGCTGCTGATGGTATTACAGATGATTCTCAAGTaagtattattatatttttgttcTTCCTTTATTTTCCACTAATTATTTATTATCAAATAGGAGTATGTTTTTTGTTGCTCTTGAAATCAAGAATTAAGGAATTGTTTTCTTTTTCAGGCATTTCTTAATGCTTGGAATGATGCATGTTCATCAGCTGGTGGATCTCCTGAAGTGATTATTCCTCCAAATATGATATTTTTACTTAGTCCTCTCACATTCAGAGGTCCCTGCAATTCTGAAAACATCTATTTTGTGGTATGGAAACATAACTACTCTTTAATATTCAGAAGAATTTAACTTCTCTCCATACACAATGTATACATGATGTAGAATATTTCTTTTATATTATCAGCTCACTTGAAAGATAACTACATGTAACTCAACATAATAATCGATTAAAAAGTGCAGTCTGGTGTACAAAATATCCCGCATGAAGGGTCCGGAGAAGGGCTGCATCCCTAGGTGTGTGATGTAAACTGCGTAACCTAATGTAAGCATTAGTGACTGCTTTCACGACTCGAACTTGCGACTTATGTAGGTCACACAGAGACAACTTCGCCATCAGAGGCGACTTTAGGGTTTAAGTTATATGGGTtcaaccttaaaattatgggttcagagccaattttattggatttttatacataaatttatgcccTGCGTCGAAATTAAAGTACTGGGTTCAGATGAACCCGGTGTCTTAGTGCTACATCCACTACTATGTGacgttgctccaaggctccccttccaCATAAATAATAATCGACTAGTTACCTGAATAAATTAGGCTACAGCCTGCTATTTAAATTTACAAATAGAACTTAACTTATATACAGTGACGATTTTTTATAAACATTATCTGCATAATTTAGCTTGTTGTAGGAGGTTGTATGCCTTAGTTTTTAGTAACTAGTTCCACTTATTTTGGTTATCTGTAGTTATCTTTTAAGTAACAAGATTGTGTGATTCTTTACACTGTCagtatatataagttaaatcGTAGCTATTTGCAGAACTCAAGCTTACAGTGAAATATGTGAATTTTTATGACTCTTCTGTAGATATCAGGTAGACTCGTTGCACCAAGCTCACCTGCTATATGGACCGGGGAGGATGCGAGTCAGTGGCTGGCTTTCAGAAATGTTAGCGGTCTAATAGTCGATGGCTCAGGAACCATTGATGGGCAGGGACAAGGATGGTGGGATCAATCATGTAGATACCACCCTGACATGGTATGTCACAAGATACCAGATAAGCTAACATCTTTTTATCGATAACAGTGTTTCACGAATCATTTTTTGCACCAACGCTGGATGGAAAGAAATCACTTAATGTTTGTTGTTTCTGAACTATCTTTAGTTCTAATTCCACCGTTACTATTAGTAATGGTCCGAGGGTCTGCCGAAAACAACCTCTCTTACTTTCTCCAGGTAGGAGTAAGAACTGCGTATACACAGTGGCGAAGCCAGAAATTTCATttagggtgttcaaacttgatataagtaaaaaaaattcagataaagggtattcaatatatgttatataccattaaaatctaatattttacctatatatacagtgtaatttttcgacgaagggtgGTCAATTGATCACCCTTAACTCTATGTACCTTCGCCACTGCGTATACACCACCCTCGCCAGACCCTACTATGGGATatcactgggtttgttgttgttgttactgttaGTAATGGTCCTTATCTTCGACATGGATTAACTCTTATTTATTCTTTACTTTTCAGGAAGGATGCACAAGATTAGCTCCTACTGTAAGTACTTCCTCATGAAAAAACATTTTCCTCGAAAATGACTTCTGTTATACAAAACACGCGTTAAGTATGTTAATAAGTTCAAGTAGGCCATGATTTAAATAGAAGGCAAAGAAAATTGTTAAAAAATAGCATGCATACTTCAGTTTTTCACTTCTTAATTTTGTGAAAATTCCACAGGCCTTGAAGTTCATTTTTTGCAGTCAGAGTTCCATCAGTAACATTTACTTTGGCAACAGTGCTCAAACTCATATACTTATAGAGAGATGCAATGGATTCAAAGTGGATAGTGTATTGATTGAATCTCCAGGAAATAGTCCAAATACTGATGGAATTCACATTCAGTCTTCTCAATATGTGGCCATTACCAATTCTAAAATCAGCACTGGTATTCTTAACTTTGTCAAATGTTGTGTGTTATACTTTAATTATTTCTCATGTATTGACTTGTTTTAGCTTTGTGATTAACAGGGGATGATTGTATTTCAATTGGAGATTACTCTTCTAATGTACAAATATACAACATTCAATGTGGACCAGGTCATGGTATAAGGTTGTCTCCTCATCAGTGTTTTGCAGTAGCATAAAAGTCAACAGTATTTTTTATCCCCTTGCAGCCACAAAAACCATGTTAGGATCTTTCTTTTTATTCGTTTTaactctgatggtaagcaacctccacttccaactaagaggttgtgagttcgagtctcccaaagagcaaggtgggaagttctcgGAGGGAAGGATACCGGggatctatttggaaacagcctctctcccccagggtaggggtaaggtctgcgtacacactaccctccccagaccccactaagtgggattatactgggttgttgttgtatcCGGTTTCTGCAACCCACTGGCCTAACTAATCTAGATATCTGCAGGATAGGCCAACTAAGGGAGCTAAGTACTCCCTACAAAGAAGTTCTCCATCCTTGGGGCTCGAGTTCGAGCCCCTGGCTAAGAGCGGAGGGATCCCAACCATCCCACAACATCCCTTGGTGGTGAGGTTATCTTCTAATAACAATGAACTATACTCAAAAATAACAAccacaacaacccagtataatcccacaagtgagatCTGGGAAGGGTAGGATGTACGCattcttacccctaccctaggagGACAGAAAGattgtttctgatagaccctcggctaaagaagGTGAGAAAAACCCTGATAGCAAGTAATGGCAAGACAAATAATTAAAAAACTAAATCGAAAATAGCAACAGAGAATATGAAACAATGAACTATTCTATGATGCCAAAAAAGTGACAAAAGACTAAGAGTTCCTAAGAGGGTTTCAGCATGTAATGTTTGTTTGGATTAAGCAGATAAGGATAATTTGCTAAGTTAATCGATTTTAACTTCCTAATACTGATGATGAATCTTTATATTTTGCTTGTATTCAGTATTGGAAGCTTAGGGAAAGGTGGTAATTTTGCTCAAGTTGAAAACATTCATGTGAGCAATGCTTTCTTCTATGGAACTACAAATGGAGCTCGTATCAAGACATGGCAGGTATCCATAGCAGACTTAGCCATTGAAAAAACTTAACTTAAAATGGCACAACACTATTGAAACTTCAAACATGAATTTACTCTTACTAAACACGCTGGTCAAAACGAAAGGCAGATTAAAGATTTTAACTCAATGGACTCAATGTTCAAGGTCTTAGCTTCAAACTCATATGTACTTTTGAGATTACGGGTTCATAATTTAGTATTTGTTGAACTTTTAGTAGTTTTTCAGTATATATCTATGCTCTATTTCGAAAATAATGGTTTCAATTGATCCCATAGTATATGAAATCCACCCGCCGCTTACTATTAACTTCTTGTGAATAGGTTGGCAGAGGATATGTACGAGATGTCATATTTGAGAATCTTGAATTTAACTCAGTCAAGAATCCCATTATAATTGACCAGAATTACTGCGACGTTCGAGGAGCTTGTAAGGAAATGGTAATACAAGTTAACATTGATTTAAATGCATATTCAGCTTAATAAAAACTTGTCTAAATGTTCACACCAAACCTATGAATGCACAACAGATGCCTTTCACACACTTTTTTCTGTTAAGTTTAAATTTCTTGATTTTGTGTATAACACCGAGTACAAATAAATATTTGTTACCCTTTTCATGATAGGTAACTGGAGTGCAAATTAGCAATGTTATTTACCAGAATATATTTGGAACATCGAGCACAGATATCGCAATAAATTTGAACTGCAGTATGTCAGTGCCATGTACTGATATAACAATGCAACTAATACAACTAACATCAGCGACACCAGGAACAACGACACAAGGAAGGGAAGTCACTGCTTATTGTAGGAATGCATATGGCCAAGAATATAGTATTGAACCTGGTCCTTGTATCTCataatattgagatttttactttttctcaacacttacTTGATAGTGCTAACACCAACAATTCTTTGTTGTGTGCATAActagaaaaggaaaggaaaaaacaTGCAAAATGAAACAAACTTGTCAGTTTTGTTTTGGCTTTTATCTTTTGATTTTAAGGTTTATGTACCGTAGTTGATGTTGGATGAAAATGAGACTTGCTGAGTTctctaaactatttcttttaacatttttttaaaagaaatgggGCAGGACAATTTCATATGGAGGCATTTTCCTTACTTGTTTATACAGGTCTAGTTTCTCTTATGACCTATCAACATTCAGAAAGACtgaacaaaaatccaattccaaCCTATGTGATATGGGCCTCAACAGAACTTGCATAGTTATCTTCAATGTCCTGTTGAATATGCTGAAGTTCTTGCTGCTCAACCGCTTGGTCCTTGTCGCATGTTTCTGCAAAAAAAAGAAACCTCCACAAAGGATGAAAAATGAAATGTTAGATTTCTCAAAATTAAGAAACATGAGAAAATTATAGCAAGAATGAACATGCAGGTATAACATGTTACGCGTTATTATTCGATGGATTTAACTTATAGAAGACGATTTTCACTCTATCAGTGCAATTTAACTTATTAAAGCAGGTTATTACTCTATTATCTAGGTTACTATATCGA encodes the following:
- the LOC104218865 gene encoding polygalacturonase QRT2-like, translating into MCSSNSSYTMKTLVILFILGLRNSGISYASIIGYAGSFNVLDYGAAADGITDDSQAFLNAWNDACSSAGGSPEVIIPPNMIFLLSPLTFRGPCNSENIYFVISGRLVAPSSPAIWTGEDASQWLAFRNVSGLIVDGSGTIDGQGQGWWDQSCRYHPDMEGCTRLAPTALKFIFCSQSSISNIYFGNSAQTHILIERCNGFKVDSVLIESPGNSPNTDGIHIQSSQYVAITNSKISTGDDCISIGDYSSNVQIYNIQCGPGHGISIGSLGKGGNFAQVENIHVSNAFFYGTTNGARIKTWQVGRGYVRDVIFENLEFNSVKNPIIIDQNYCDVRGACKEMVTGVQISNVIYQNIFGTSSTDIAINLNCSMSVPCTDITMQLIQLTSATPGTTTQGREVTAYCRNAYGQEYSIEPGPCIS